In a genomic window of Pseudoxanthomonas indica:
- the pilB gene encoding type IV-A pilus assembly ATPase PilB → MNAVAAPNLVGITGIARRLVMDGAMDESAARASMSQASDAKVPLAQWITDKKLVTAAQMAAANAVEFGMPLMDVNAFDVSHNAVKLVSEDLLQKHQVLPIYKRGNKLFVGVSDPTNKLQALDEIKFHTNLVVEPILVDDDSLRRALDQWINASSSLTGTFGGDDDEGLENLEVGNDDDAASEAGVDAKGDDTPVVKFVNKVLIDAIKRGASDIHFEPYESDYRVRLRIDGILKQVAKAPVKLSQRIAARLKVMSQLDIAEKRVPQDGRIKLNLSKSKQIDFRVSTLPTLFGEKVVLRILDGSAAKLGIDKLGYEPDQQKLFEDAIAKPYGMVLVTGPTGSGKTVSLYTALGILNDEIRNISTVEDPVEIRLPGVNQVQQNVKRGMTFAAALRSFLRQDPDIIMVGEIRDLETAEIAIKAAQTGHMVLSTLHTNDAPQTIARLMNMGIAPYNITSSVTLVIAQRLARRLCSRCKRPAELPHHALIAEGFTEAEISKGFTLYEPVGCDECTEGYKGRTGIYQVMPMSEEIATIVLEGGNAIQISEAAQRAGVRDLRQSALMKVRNGVTSLAEINRVTKD, encoded by the coding sequence ATGAATGCTGTCGCCGCCCCCAACCTCGTCGGAATCACCGGCATTGCCCGCCGCCTGGTCATGGACGGGGCGATGGACGAGTCCGCCGCGCGCGCCAGCATGAGCCAGGCCAGCGATGCCAAGGTGCCGCTGGCCCAGTGGATCACCGACAAGAAGCTGGTGACGGCCGCGCAGATGGCGGCGGCCAACGCAGTGGAATTCGGCATGCCCCTGATGGACGTCAACGCCTTTGACGTTTCCCACAACGCGGTCAAGCTGGTCAGCGAAGACCTGCTGCAGAAGCACCAGGTCCTCCCGATCTACAAGCGTGGCAACAAGCTGTTTGTGGGCGTTTCCGACCCGACCAACAAGCTGCAGGCATTGGACGAAATCAAGTTCCACACCAACTTGGTGGTGGAGCCGATCCTGGTCGACGATGATTCGCTTCGCCGGGCTCTGGACCAGTGGATCAATGCCTCCAGCAGCCTGACGGGTACTTTTGGTGGCGACGACGATGAAGGGTTGGAAAACCTGGAAGTCGGGAATGACGACGACGCCGCCAGCGAAGCAGGCGTCGACGCCAAGGGCGACGACACGCCGGTGGTCAAGTTCGTCAACAAAGTGCTGATTGACGCGATCAAGCGCGGCGCCTCGGATATCCACTTCGAACCCTACGAAAGCGACTACCGCGTGCGCCTGCGCATCGACGGCATCCTGAAGCAGGTGGCCAAGGCCCCGGTGAAGCTGAGCCAGCGCATTGCCGCGCGCCTGAAGGTGATGTCGCAGCTGGACATCGCCGAAAAGCGCGTGCCGCAGGACGGCCGCATCAAGCTCAACCTGAGCAAGAGCAAGCAGATCGACTTCCGCGTCAGCACCCTGCCCACCCTGTTCGGCGAGAAGGTGGTGCTGCGTATCCTGGACGGCAGCGCGGCCAAGCTGGGCATCGACAAGCTGGGTTACGAGCCGGACCAGCAGAAGCTGTTCGAGGACGCCATCGCCAAGCCCTACGGCATGGTGCTGGTGACCGGCCCCACCGGCTCGGGCAAGACGGTGTCGCTGTACACCGCCCTGGGCATCCTCAATGACGAAATCCGCAATATCTCCACGGTCGAAGACCCGGTGGAAATCCGCCTGCCCGGCGTCAACCAGGTGCAACAGAACGTCAAGCGCGGCATGACCTTCGCCGCGGCCCTGCGCAGCTTCCTGCGCCAGGATCCGGACATCATCATGGTCGGCGAAATCCGCGATCTGGAAACCGCCGAAATCGCCATCAAGGCCGCGCAGACCGGCCATATGGTGCTGTCGACCCTGCATACCAACGACGCCCCGCAGACCATCGCCCGCCTGATGAACATGGGCATCGCGCCCTACAACATCACCAGCTCGGTGACCCTGGTCATCGCCCAGCGCCTGGCACGCCGGCTGTGCAGCCGCTGCAAGCGCCCGGCCGAGCTGCCGCACCATGCCCTGATCGCCGAAGGCTTCACCGAGGCGGAGATCAGCAAGGGCTTCACCCTGTACGAGCCGGTCGGCTGCGACGAGTGCACCGAGGGCTACAAGGGCCGCACCGGCATCTATCAGGTGATGCCGATGAGCGAGGAAATCGCCACCATCGTGCTGGAAGGCGGCAACGCCATCCAGATTTCCGAAGCCGCCCAGCGGGCCGGCGTGCGTGACCTGCGCCAGTCGGCGCTGATGAAGGTCCGCAATGGCGTGACCAGCCTGGCCGAGATCAACCGCGTCACCAAGGACTAA
- a CDS encoding methyltransferase family protein, whose product MATLAWVAILHWRLPALPAIVLLVVSTAIPMWLLELRRHSRAFDHGDHERQVPLKQLRLQRLIGLAGVAILFASSITMQNFLAKDWIVGVYEWTLPAAPVLGFFCLWQLFCRPGPPSPIEELGISIVGAWNQKRLDAGGVQILLGWVVKAFFLPLMLAWSYVWLADASDQNWNSIGWASFFAIAMAWLYAIDTAFATIGYMSTSRRIGAHIRSVDTALLGWLSALACYPPLSLLVLRTWLEYKDGFEWDAWLHASPALALVWGAAILLLTAIYTLSTVMFGPRFSNLTNRGIITSGPYRYCKHPAYFCKNLSWWLISVPFVANAGLKTALFNSLALIGVNIIYWLRARTEERHLMQDESYRQYAAWIDKHGLLGSLRHRLAGRS is encoded by the coding sequence ATGGCCACACTTGCATGGGTGGCAATACTTCATTGGCGATTGCCTGCATTGCCAGCCATCGTACTGCTCGTTGTGTCAACGGCAATTCCTATGTGGTTGCTGGAATTGCGGCGCCATTCCCGCGCATTCGACCATGGGGACCATGAGCGTCAAGTCCCGCTGAAGCAACTCCGACTTCAACGCTTGATTGGGTTGGCCGGCGTAGCGATTCTGTTTGCATCATCCATCACCATGCAGAATTTCCTGGCGAAGGACTGGATTGTGGGCGTCTATGAGTGGACGCTGCCTGCCGCGCCTGTCCTTGGCTTCTTTTGTCTCTGGCAACTATTTTGTCGGCCCGGCCCTCCATCACCAATCGAAGAACTCGGCATATCGATTGTCGGAGCCTGGAACCAAAAAAGGCTAGACGCTGGCGGCGTACAGATTCTTCTGGGCTGGGTCGTCAAGGCTTTTTTCTTGCCCTTGATGCTGGCTTGGTCATATGTCTGGTTAGCAGACGCCAGCGATCAAAATTGGAATAGCATTGGCTGGGCGTCTTTCTTCGCCATCGCGATGGCATGGCTGTATGCAATCGATACCGCATTCGCCACTATCGGTTACATGTCCACGTCGCGGCGGATCGGCGCCCACATACGATCCGTAGATACGGCGTTACTCGGTTGGCTATCCGCCCTCGCCTGCTATCCACCCTTGAGCTTGCTCGTGCTGCGCACATGGCTTGAGTACAAGGATGGATTCGAGTGGGATGCGTGGCTGCACGCATCACCCGCCTTGGCTCTTGTATGGGGAGCCGCCATATTACTGCTAACCGCGATTTACACGCTTTCGACCGTCATGTTCGGACCGCGTTTTTCGAACTTGACCAATCGCGGAATCATTACGTCCGGCCCATACCGCTATTGCAAGCATCCGGCCTACTTCTGCAAAAATCTTTCTTGGTGGTTGATCTCAGTTCCGTTCGTTGCGAATGCAGGCCTCAAGACCGCACTTTTCAACAGCCTTGCTCTGATTGGTGTGAACATCATCTATTGGCTCCGCGCGAGAACAGAAGAGCGTCATCTGATGCAGGACGAGTCATACCGCCAATATGCGGCCTGGATCGATAAGCACGGCTTGCTTGGCAGTCTTCGCCACAGGTTGGCAGGGCGGTCCTGA
- a CDS encoding pilin, whose translation MKKNMQGFTLIELMIVVAIIAILAAIALPAYSDYTKKAKVSEVITAASASRTAISEFVASNNRLPTQAEYEPQSVATQYVSGITWNGTAVTATATGIADDVDTDTITLTPDDAQAGNGVIGRWTCDGTIEPQFRPGSCQGAAAAPANGG comes from the coding sequence ATGAAGAAGAACATGCAGGGCTTCACCCTCATCGAACTGATGATCGTGGTCGCCATCATCGCCATCCTGGCCGCCATCGCGCTGCCGGCCTACTCCGACTACACCAAGAAGGCGAAGGTTTCGGAAGTCATCACCGCTGCTTCGGCTTCGCGTACCGCGATCTCGGAGTTCGTGGCTTCGAACAACCGTCTGCCGACCCAGGCTGAGTATGAGCCGCAGTCGGTTGCTACCCAGTACGTTTCGGGCATCACCTGGAACGGCACTGCCGTTACCGCCACGGCCACCGGCATTGCTGATGACGTCGATACCGACACCATCACCCTGACTCCGGATGACGCACAGGCTGGCAACGGCGTTATCGGTCGCTGGACCTGCGATGGCACCATCGAGCCGCAGTTCCGTCCGGGTTCCTGCCAGGGCGCTGCCGCTGCTCCGGCCAATGGCGGCTGA
- a CDS encoding sigma-54-dependent transcriptional regulator gives MSENRSALIVDDERDIRELLVLTLGRMGLRIDTAANLGEAREQLSRNTYDLCFTDMRLPDGNGIELVGEISRNFPRTPVAMITAFGNIELAVEALKAGAFDFVSKPVDLTVLRGLVKHALELNNAERAAPTPPPPEQASRLLGSSTAMATLRDTIGKVARSQAPVYIRGESGVGKELVARTIHEQGARAAGPFVPVNCGAIPAELMESEFFGHKKGSFTGAHADKAGLFQAAHGGTLFLDEVAELPLPMQVKLLRAIQEKAVRPVGAAQEVQVDVRILSATHKDLGELASDGRFRHDLYYRINVIELRVPPLRERSSDLPQLISAILDRLAEQHGRNAPSVSPDAMTELRRYAFPGNVRELENILERALAMADGHSIEVEDLYLPQAGAARGGEPGASPGTIVSPVDLDPAGGPLPSYIEQLERAAIQKALEENRWNKTRAAAQLGITFRALRYKLKKLGME, from the coding sequence ATGAGCGAAAACCGTAGCGCCCTTATCGTCGATGACGAACGCGACATCCGTGAGCTGCTGGTACTGACGCTGGGCCGCATGGGCCTGCGCATCGACACCGCGGCCAACCTGGGTGAGGCCCGCGAGCAACTCTCGCGCAATACCTACGACCTGTGCTTCACCGACATGCGCCTGCCCGATGGCAACGGCATCGAGCTGGTCGGCGAAATCTCGCGCAACTTCCCGCGCACGCCCGTAGCCATGATTACCGCCTTCGGCAATATCGAGCTGGCGGTGGAAGCGCTGAAAGCCGGCGCCTTCGACTTCGTCAGCAAGCCGGTGGATCTGACCGTGCTGCGCGGCCTGGTCAAGCACGCGCTGGAATTGAACAACGCCGAGCGCGCCGCACCGACCCCGCCGCCGCCGGAACAGGCCAGCCGCCTGCTCGGCAGTTCCACCGCCATGGCCACCCTGCGCGACACCATCGGCAAGGTCGCACGCAGCCAGGCGCCCGTGTATATCCGCGGCGAATCCGGCGTGGGCAAGGAGCTGGTGGCGCGCACCATCCACGAGCAGGGCGCACGCGCGGCCGGGCCGTTCGTGCCGGTCAACTGCGGCGCCATCCCGGCCGAGTTGATGGAAAGCGAGTTCTTCGGCCACAAGAAGGGCAGCTTCACCGGCGCGCATGCCGACAAGGCCGGCCTGTTCCAGGCCGCGCATGGCGGCACCCTGTTCCTGGACGAAGTGGCCGAGCTGCCGCTGCCGATGCAGGTCAAGCTGCTGCGCGCGATCCAGGAAAAGGCCGTGCGCCCGGTCGGCGCCGCGCAGGAAGTGCAGGTGGACGTGCGCATCCTCTCGGCCACCCACAAGGATCTGGGCGAGTTGGCCAGCGATGGCCGCTTCCGCCATGACCTGTACTACCGCATCAATGTCATCGAGCTGCGGGTGCCGCCGCTGCGGGAGCGCTCCAGCGATTTGCCGCAGTTGATCAGCGCCATCCTGGATCGCCTGGCCGAGCAGCATGGCCGCAATGCGCCGTCGGTCTCGCCCGATGCCATGACCGAACTGCGGCGCTATGCGTTCCCGGGCAATGTGCGCGAACTGGAGAACATTTTGGAACGCGCCCTGGCCATGGCCGATGGCCACAGCATCGAGGTCGAGGATCTGTACCTGCCCCAGGCCGGCGCCGCCCGTGGCGGTGAGCCCGGCGCCAGCCCCGGCACCATCGTCAGCCCGGTGGACCTGGACCCGGCCGGCGGTCCGCTGCCCAGCTACATCGAGCAACTGGAGCGCGCGGCCATCCAGAAGGCGCTGGAAGAAAACCGCTGGAACAAGACCCGCGCCGCCGCGCAGCTGGGCATCACCTTCCGCGCCCTGCGCTACAAGCTCAAGAAGCTGGGCATGGAATGA
- a CDS encoding type II secretion system F family protein produces the protein MAASRSVAKKSAAAAAGPLRETALTTFVWEGVDKRGVKMKGEQASKNANMLRAELRKQGITPNVVKNKPKPLFGSAGRTISPKEIAFFSRQLATMMKSGVPIVGSLDIIEGGQKNPRMKKMVGTIRADIEGGSSLHEAISQHPVQFDELYRNLVRAGESAGVLETVLDTIANYKENLEALKGKIKKAMFYPAMTIAVAIIVSAILLIFVVPQFEETFKGFGAELPAFTQMIVAASRFMVAYWWLLLIILVGAIFGTIFFFKRSPAFQHFVDRMILKVPVIGEIMHNSAIARFARTTAVTFRAGVPLVEALDTVAGATGNTVYEKAVHRIKDDVAVGYPVNMAMKQTNLFPHMVIQMTAVGEEAGALDTMLFKVAEYYEQEVNNAVDALASLIEPFIMVILGVLVGGMVIGMYLPIFKLAATI, from the coding sequence ATGGCTGCCAGCCGATCCGTTGCCAAGAAGTCCGCCGCTGCCGCCGCAGGTCCCCTGCGGGAAACGGCGCTGACCACCTTTGTGTGGGAAGGCGTCGACAAACGCGGCGTCAAGATGAAGGGTGAGCAGGCGTCCAAGAACGCCAACATGCTGCGCGCCGAACTGCGCAAGCAAGGCATCACCCCCAACGTGGTCAAGAACAAGCCGAAGCCGCTGTTTGGCTCCGCGGGCCGGACCATCAGCCCCAAAGAAATCGCCTTCTTCAGTCGCCAGTTGGCGACAATGATGAAGTCAGGCGTGCCGATTGTCGGCTCGCTGGACATCATCGAGGGTGGGCAAAAGAATCCCCGCATGAAGAAAATGGTCGGGACAATCCGTGCCGACATCGAAGGCGGTTCTTCGCTGCATGAAGCCATTAGTCAACACCCGGTGCAGTTCGACGAGCTCTACCGCAACCTGGTCCGTGCCGGCGAAAGCGCCGGTGTGCTGGAGACCGTGCTCGACACGATCGCCAATTACAAAGAAAACCTGGAAGCGCTGAAGGGCAAGATCAAGAAGGCGATGTTCTACCCGGCGATGACCATTGCCGTGGCGATTATCGTCAGCGCGATCCTGCTGATCTTCGTGGTGCCGCAGTTCGAAGAAACGTTCAAGGGCTTTGGCGCAGAGCTGCCGGCGTTCACCCAGATGATCGTGGCAGCGTCGCGATTCATGGTGGCCTACTGGTGGCTGTTGCTCATCATCCTTGTAGGCGCCATCTTCGGCACTATCTTCTTCTTCAAACGCTCACCCGCCTTCCAGCATTTCGTCGATCGCATGATCCTCAAAGTGCCGGTCATCGGCGAAATCATGCACAACTCGGCCATCGCCCGCTTTGCCCGCACCACGGCCGTGACTTTCCGCGCCGGCGTGCCGCTGGTGGAAGCGCTGGACACCGTGGCCGGCGCTACCGGCAACACGGTCTACGAGAAAGCCGTGCATCGCATCAAGGACGACGTGGCCGTGGGTTACCCGGTCAACATGGCGATGAAGCAGACCAACCTGTTCCCGCACATGGTCATCCAAATGACCGCGGTGGGTGAAGAGGCCGGTGCGCTGGACACCATGCTGTTCAAGGTGGCCGAGTACTACGAACAGGAGGTCAACAACGCAGTCGACGCGCTGGCCAGCCTGATTG
- a CDS encoding serine hydrolase domain-containing protein — MRTFLSTQTELHHGQAVFSDLNGNSTAMAGDLKAKLRLAFNRKLPAASLSKPITASDIRQLVDTRALSLDGRIADLLPLSALDSVDAAHRDIRLRHLLQHAAGFDRSISGDPLWSSDGLHEPKADCMAAADYILRARFDFVPGERVAYSNAGYCLLGKILVEHMDHIPSTDLTMIQSPLGSAGGWFSTLGELHNRLFETLPLRHIDDSVSLPDGSHYDFGWRHWPDTVQGPKWTHFGRQPGLMTVAVTDGRHKLMVAYFDGDPADVDSTALTLARGAWRCMELSE; from the coding sequence GTGAGGACGTTTCTAAGTACGCAGACGGAACTGCATCATGGCCAAGCCGTTTTCAGTGACTTGAATGGCAACTCCACCGCGATGGCGGGGGACCTCAAGGCCAAGCTTCGTTTGGCATTCAACAGAAAGCTGCCAGCAGCAAGCCTTAGCAAGCCCATCACAGCCAGCGATATCCGCCAGCTTGTCGACACGCGTGCACTGTCACTTGACGGTCGGATCGCCGATTTACTTCCTCTATCCGCGCTCGATTCAGTAGATGCCGCACATCGTGACATCCGCCTTCGACATCTTCTCCAGCACGCTGCTGGCTTTGACCGCAGCATAAGCGGCGATCCACTCTGGAGTTCTGATGGGTTGCACGAACCTAAAGCGGACTGCATGGCTGCGGCGGACTACATCTTAAGGGCTCGCTTCGATTTCGTTCCTGGCGAGCGAGTCGCTTACAGCAACGCCGGATATTGCCTGCTTGGGAAGATCCTGGTCGAGCACATGGACCACATCCCATCGACAGATCTAACTATGATTCAATCGCCCCTGGGATCGGCCGGCGGCTGGTTTTCTACCCTTGGGGAACTGCACAATCGTCTGTTTGAGACCTTGCCGTTGCGGCATATCGACGACAGTGTTTCTCTGCCGGATGGCAGCCACTACGACTTTGGTTGGCGGCACTGGCCCGATACAGTGCAAGGACCGAAGTGGACGCATTTCGGGCGCCAGCCTGGCTTGATGACCGTCGCTGTGACCGATGGTCGACACAAACTAATGGTTGCGTACTTTGACGGAGACCCTGCTGACGTGGATTCGACTGCACTTACGCTTGCCCGAGGTGCCTGGCGATGCATGGAGCTTTCCGAGTGA